Proteins encoded within one genomic window of Bacillus thuringiensis:
- a CDS encoding non-ribosomal peptide synthetase — MSIHKEKYHQLTHPQRRIWYADKINGSSQLHNIGGCVKINGKIDIKCLEKTINTLIKRNDALRLRFKEIEGEPLQYIEKFNYETIDFLDFSNYEEPKEQHEKWMKSIFGRNFDLDNKLYYFAIYRMSEKEYGYLIKIHHSICDGWGMTLVVNQISEIYSGLINNDKISLNECPSYLEYITEEQEYLNSNRFLKNKNFWNDRMKDMSEEFLYNSSDSLDGKRVRFHINSDLSKEIQKFIKDKKCSLNTFFIAMLLMYIKKNKSESDIVIGTPVFNRNSKNQKNTVGMFTSTLPFRFKIESEMNIGDLIKGVNRELKHCFLNQKYPYDLLVKDLELSKGGYDSLFKMSVNYYNSKFINDINGMEVEIEEYYCGNQSYSLQLIIKELEDENIELNFDYKTIEYTDEEINIMYKCMLNMIKKILKHEHLEINEIELVSEEEKKLILYKFNNTNTDYPKNKTIQELFEEQVEKSPENIAVICNNEKLTYRELNEKSNSLARVLQKKGIRENDIIGIMVNRSLEMIIGILGILKAGGAYLPIDPEYPNDRISYMLDDSKASILLVENELEKDITYNGKVMSLKNQSLYSEEKSNLKICFQPEQLAYVIYTSGTTGAPKGVMVKQKGVVNYINWAKKSYVNGNSDFPLYSSIAFDLTVTSLYTPLITGNKIIVYEGEDKSLLMQKIITENKVDIIKLTPTHLKIFENSDLSNSKIKKLIVGGEELKVEQAKKIYRLFNNEIDIYNEYGPTEATVGCMIYKYNAKEDKGISVPIGIPAQNTKLYVLGKNMELLPIGLAGELYVGGDGVGRGYLNKEELTDEKFVSNPYIPDERIYRTGDLARWLPDGNMEYLGRIDHQVKIRGFRIELGEIESQLLRNREIKDVVVIDKEDGCGNKYLCAYVVSEKEVKELNLRAYLKGILPEYMIPSYFINLKRIPLTLNGKLDRAELPEPNLVEVFNEYKPPRNEIEEALVKAWIDILGVNKVGINDNFYEIGGDSIKAIQISSKLKNLGLDIRVKDILTYESIGEIAATAQLVKSNRDIDNGIMEGTINNTPIIEWFFNKKFFKENVYNQYIQLEFKRSMDINHIKKSIKEIIRHHDSLRINYDISNGGLFYNNSHLEEEAVECIELAGYSYRDQLNVIDKTKNEIKNGFNLENSILFKLVIFNLGEGKQSLLFMAHHLIVDGISWRIILEDFLTALKQLNNKKEIKLPMKTHSYKAWGEALKEYSNKGFDEEKAYWHSISGKEFKYPIDFNKGEASIMTTNVLSGELDEGRLKDLIQRVKEIYNLELNETLTIALVIAIKDLTNKNDIIIELERHGRETIDEYIDVSRTVGWFTSMYPAYFFLDSENIDNNIKSIKEQLRNIPNKGFNYSILKYLNEGLPDDGDNSIRFNYLGDFDSVLDEETLSLSSVKLGLENNKENLLTSLIDVDVMVVNKKLKINFTYSRNKFEDATIQNFIDKYVGILEMILNKCVKMDSKEFTPSDFDVIGISQEELDSLFE, encoded by the coding sequence TTGAGTATACATAAAGAAAAATATCATCAATTAACACATCCACAAAGACGGATATGGTATGCGGATAAAATTAATGGAAGTTCCCAGCTACATAATATAGGTGGTTGTGTAAAGATAAATGGAAAAATAGATATTAAATGTTTAGAAAAAACTATTAATACTTTAATAAAAAGAAATGATGCTCTAAGGTTGAGGTTCAAGGAGATAGAGGGTGAACCACTTCAGTATATAGAAAAATTTAATTATGAAACTATAGATTTTTTAGATTTTAGTAATTACGAGGAGCCAAAAGAGCAGCATGAAAAATGGATGAAGAGTATTTTTGGGAGGAATTTCGATTTAGATAATAAACTGTACTATTTCGCTATATATAGGATGAGTGAAAAAGAATATGGCTATTTAATTAAGATTCATCATAGCATATGTGATGGGTGGGGGATGACGCTTGTAGTAAATCAGATAAGTGAAATATATAGTGGATTAATAAATAATGATAAGATTTCTTTGAATGAATGTCCTTCGTACTTAGAATATATAACAGAAGAGCAAGAATATTTGAATTCGAATAGGTTCTTGAAGAATAAAAACTTTTGGAATGATAGAATGAAGGACATGTCAGAAGAATTTTTATATAATTCATCTGATAGTTTAGATGGTAAAAGAGTACGTTTTCATATCAATAGTGATTTGTCAAAGGAAATACAAAAATTTATTAAGGATAAAAAATGTTCTTTGAATACTTTCTTTATAGCAATGCTACTGATGTATATAAAGAAAAATAAAAGTGAAAGTGATATTGTAATAGGTACACCTGTATTTAATAGGAATAGTAAGAATCAAAAGAATACAGTAGGTATGTTTACAAGTACATTGCCTTTTAGATTCAAAATAGAATCTGAAATGAATATAGGAGATTTAATAAAAGGTGTTAATAGGGAATTAAAGCATTGTTTCCTAAATCAAAAATATCCTTATGACCTGCTAGTAAAAGATTTAGAGTTAAGTAAAGGTGGATATGATAGTTTGTTTAAAATGTCTGTAAACTATTATAACTCTAAATTTATCAATGATATTAATGGAATGGAAGTAGAGATTGAAGAGTATTATTGCGGAAATCAAAGTTACTCATTACAACTTATAATCAAAGAATTAGAAGATGAAAATATAGAATTGAATTTCGATTATAAAACTATTGAATATACAGATGAAGAAATTAATATAATGTATAAATGTATGCTGAATATGATCAAAAAAATTTTAAAACATGAACATCTTGAGATTAATGAAATAGAATTAGTATCAGAAGAAGAAAAGAAACTAATCTTGTATAAATTTAATAATACAAATACGGATTATCCAAAAAATAAGACAATACAAGAATTATTTGAAGAACAAGTAGAAAAGTCTCCGGAAAATATAGCGGTAATATGTAATAATGAAAAGTTGACATATAGGGAGTTGAATGAAAAATCGAATAGTTTAGCTAGGGTATTACAAAAAAAGGGAATAAGAGAGAATGATATTATAGGAATTATGGTAAATAGGTCCTTAGAAATGATTATAGGAATTTTAGGAATACTAAAGGCGGGAGGAGCGTATTTACCTATAGATCCGGAGTATCCGAATGATAGAATAAGCTACATGTTAGATGACAGTAAAGCGTCTATACTTTTAGTGGAAAATGAATTGGAAAAAGATATTACGTACAATGGTAAAGTAATGAGTTTGAAAAATCAGTCATTATATAGTGAAGAAAAGAGTAATTTAAAGATTTGTTTTCAACCAGAGCAATTAGCATATGTTATCTATACTTCTGGGACGACAGGAGCTCCAAAGGGAGTTATGGTTAAACAAAAAGGTGTTGTTAATTATATTAATTGGGCAAAAAAAAGCTATGTGAACGGTAATTCTGATTTTCCATTATATTCATCAATAGCGTTTGATTTAACAGTAACTTCTCTTTATACACCACTCATTACGGGAAATAAGATTATCGTATATGAGGGTGAGGATAAATCATTATTAATGCAAAAGATAATAACGGAAAATAAAGTTGATATCATAAAATTAACGCCTACACATTTGAAAATTTTTGAAAATAGTGATTTGTCAAATTCGAAAATAAAGAAATTAATAGTTGGTGGCGAAGAACTAAAAGTAGAACAGGCAAAAAAGATATATCGGTTATTTAATAATGAGATAGATATATACAATGAGTATGGACCGACAGAGGCAACGGTAGGATGTATGATTTATAAATATAATGCAAAAGAAGATAAGGGTATTTCTGTTCCAATTGGTATCCCCGCACAGAACACAAAACTATATGTTTTAGGAAAGAATATGGAGCTACTTCCAATTGGTTTAGCGGGAGAACTATATGTTGGTGGAGATGGAGTTGGAAGAGGATATTTAAACAAAGAAGAGCTTACAGATGAAAAATTTGTATCAAATCCATACATACCAGATGAAAGGATATATCGAACTGGAGACCTTGCAAGGTGGTTACCAGATGGAAATATGGAGTATTTGGGAAGGATAGACCATCAAGTAAAGATAAGGGGATTTAGAATAGAACTGGGAGAAATAGAAAGTCAGTTGTTAAGAAATAGAGAGATTAAGGATGTTGTTGTCATAGATAAGGAAGATGGGTGTGGGAATAAATACCTATGTGCTTATGTGGTAAGTGAAAAAGAAGTTAAAGAATTGAACTTAAGAGCGTATCTCAAGGGGATTTTACCAGAATATATGATTCCATCTTATTTTATAAATCTTAAAAGGATACCTTTAACCCTTAATGGAAAGCTTGATAGAGCAGAACTTCCAGAGCCAAATTTAGTTGAGGTTTTCAATGAATATAAACCACCGAGAAATGAAATAGAAGAGGCCTTGGTGAAAGCATGGATTGATATATTAGGTGTAAACAAAGTAGGAATAAATGATAATTTTTACGAAATTGGAGGAGACTCCATAAAAGCTATACAGATTTCTTCAAAATTAAAAAATTTAGGATTAGATATTAGAGTAAAAGATATTCTAACTTACGAATCTATTGGTGAAATTGCTGCTACAGCTCAGTTAGTGAAAAGTAATAGAGATATAGACAACGGTATAATGGAAGGCACAATTAATAATACGCCGATCATAGAATGGTTTTTTAATAAGAAGTTCTTCAAAGAGAACGTGTATAATCAATATATACAATTAGAATTTAAGCGTAGTATGGATATAAATCATATTAAAAAATCGATAAAAGAAATCATTCGTCACCATGATTCTTTAAGAATTAATTATGATATTTCAAACGGTGGTTTATTTTACAATAATTCACATTTAGAAGAAGAGGCTGTGGAGTGCATTGAGCTAGCCGGATATAGTTACAGAGATCAATTAAATGTAATAGATAAAACTAAAAATGAAATTAAAAATGGTTTTAATTTAGAGAATAGTATTTTATTTAAATTAGTTATATTTAACTTAGGGGAAGGTAAGCAAAGTTTGTTATTCATGGCACATCATTTAATAGTTGATGGGATTTCATGGAGAATAATATTGGAAGATTTTCTGACGGCACTAAAACAATTGAATAACAAAAAAGAAATAAAGCTACCCATGAAAACACACTCTTATAAAGCTTGGGGAGAGGCTTTAAAAGAGTATAGTAACAAAGGATTTGATGAAGAAAAAGCTTATTGGCACTCAATTTCAGGTAAAGAATTTAAGTATCCGATAGATTTTAATAAAGGCGAAGCTAGTATAATGACCACTAATGTTTTGAGTGGGGAATTAGACGAGGGTAGGTTAAAAGATTTAATACAAAGGGTAAAAGAAATTTATAATTTGGAGTTAAATGAAACTTTAACAATTGCATTAGTAATAGCAATTAAAGATCTAACTAATAAAAATGATATTATAATTGAACTTGAAAGACATGGAAGAGAAACTATAGATGAATATATTGATGTATCTAGAACCGTCGGGTGGTTTACAAGTATGTATCCTGCTTACTTCTTTTTGGATTCTGAAAATATAGATAATAATATCAAGTCAATAAAAGAGCAACTTAGAAACATACCTAATAAAGGTTTTAATTATAGTATTTTAAAATATTTAAACGAGGGGTTACCAGATGATGGGGATAATTCTATAAGATTTAATTATCTGGGTGACTTTGATAGCGTTTTAGATGAAGAAACATTAAGTTTATCAAGTGTTAAACTGGGTCTGGAGAATAATAAAGAAAATTTATTAACATCACTAATAGATGTAGATGTTATGGTAGTCAATAAAAAGTTAAAGATAAATTTTACTTACAGCAGGAATAAGTTTGAAGATGCAACAATTCAAAACTTTATTGATAAGTATGTAGGTATATTGGAAATGATTTTGAATAAATGTGTAAAGATGGATTCAAAGGAATTTACTCCATCTGATTTTGATGTTATAGGAATTTCGCAAGAGGAGCTAGATTCTCTATTTGAATAG